A stretch of the Takifugu flavidus isolate HTHZ2018 chromosome 1, ASM371156v2, whole genome shotgun sequence genome encodes the following:
- the tcf7l2 gene encoding transcription factor 7-like 2 isoform X15: MREGGEGTQKGVRRKVRVRVKTFSPSPFGLPPSQSGYEEGTVSITKSNKVPVVQHPHHVHPLTPLITYSNEHFTPGNPPPHLQTDVDPKTGIPRPPHPPDISPYYPLSPGTVGQIPHPLGWLVPQQGQPVYPITTGGFRHPYPTALTVNASMSSLLSSRFPPHMVPPHHSLHTTGIPHPAIVTPNVKQESTHSDINSLNSSKQSDSKKEPEKKKEVHIKKPLNAFMLYMKEMRAKVVAECTLKESAAINQILGRRWHALSREEQAKYYELARKERQLHMQLYPGWSARDNYSANQQGKRKKRKREKQQQAEGNEHREYFPNPCLSLPPITDLSAPKKCRARFGLDQQNNWCGPCRRKKKCIRYIQGEGSCASPPSTDGSLLDSPPSSPSSVVPSPSPKESKPQTEQMQPLSLTMKPAHQPLHHPHLLAGPTPPLVQLENSAAASKTPGASSHNGALEHVDVSSSRQRGSSVVPSMARPSASLCHSQSLLPAQPLSLVTKSIE; this comes from the exons ATGcgcgagggaggggaggggacacAAAAAGGAGTGCGGCGAAAGGTGCGTGTCAGAGTGAagactttctctccctctccttttggTTTACCCCCCTCGCAAAGTGGGTATGAAGAGGGGACTGTCAGCATCACAAAG tcTAATAAGGTTCCAGTGGTACAGCACCCTCACCATGTGCACCCTCTCACACCTCTGATCACCTACAGCAATGAGCACTTCACACCGGGGAACCCCCCACCTCACCTACAGACAGACGTGGATCCCAAAACAG GAATTCCAAGGCCTCCACATCCTCCAGATATATCTCCTTATTACCCACTGTCACCAGGCACTGTCGGCCAAATCCCCCATCCGTTAGGATGGCTAGTACCACA GCAAGGTCAACCTGTTTATCCAATCACAACAGGGGGATTTAGACACCCCTACCCCACTGCGCTCACTGTCAACGCATCCATGTCAAG TCTTCTGTCCTCTAGGTTCCCCCCACACATGGTGCCCCCTCACCACAGTTTGCACACCACGGGCATCCCACATCCAGCCATCGTCACGCCCAACGTCAAGCAGGAATCCACCCACAGTGACATCAACTCCCTCAACAGCTC GAAACAGTCAGACTCCAAGAAGGAAccggagaaaaagaaagaggtcCACATAAAGAAACCCCTGAACGCCTTCATGCTTTATATGAAGGAAATGCGGGCCAAGGTGGTGGCGGAGTGTACACTGAAGGAAAGCGCCGCCATCAACCAAATCCTGGGGCGGAGG TGGCACGCCCTATCACGGGAGGAGCAGGCCAAGTATTATGAGCTGGCCAGGAAAGAGCGACAGCTTCACATGCAGCTGTATCCGGGCTGGTCAGCACGAGACAACTAT tCGGCTAACCAACaggggaaaaggaagaagagaaaaagggaaaagcagcagcaagcagagGGCAATG aaCACAGAGAATATTTTCCAAACCCTTGCCTTTCACTCCCTCCGATTACAG ACCTGAGCGCCCCTAAGAAGTGTCGAGCGCGCTTTGGGCTCGATCAACAGAATAACTGGTGTGGCCCGTGCAG gagaaaaaaaaagtgcattcgCTACATCCAAGGTGAAGGCAGCTGTGCCAGTCCTCCCTCTACGGACGGAAGCTTACTAGactcccccccatcctccccctcctcagtggttccctccccctccccaaaagAGTCCAAACCTCAGACTGAACAAATGCAACCTCTCTCACTGACTATGAAACCGGCCCACCAGCCACTCCACCACCCGCACCTCCTGGCTGGGCCCACGCCACCTTTAGTTCAACTGGAAAACTCCGCTGCAGCTAGCAAAACGCCCGGCGCCTCCTCCCACAACGGAGCCCTGGAACACGTCGACGTCTCGTCCTCGCGGCAGCGGGGCTCCTCTGTGGTGCCCTCAATGGCCCGGCCATCGGCATCGCTGTGTCATTCCCAATCGCTCCTCCCCGCTCAGCCTCTGTCGCTAGTGACCAAGTCTATAGAATAG